A genomic stretch from Helianthus annuus cultivar XRQ/B chromosome 1, HanXRQr2.0-SUNRISE, whole genome shotgun sequence includes:
- the LOC110911222 gene encoding protein FAR1-RELATED SEQUENCE 5-like, producing MEFSSIEQAYVFYQTYAKKAGFSARKGGEHHVGGIIRSKYFVCSKEGHKPQAFDDNYSKLSKPYKRRNRPTIRTGCKAQIKLCSTDGVLFKVDKFVQSHNHSFVCPKDMHLLPAYRHLSETQEEMIWELGTLNLGPVKAFNIMRKRYGGFENVGATKDDCKNFRARIHSYIGQYDADMVINRLTDKKKFMVDYSFFHSVDENKRLTGLFWADGLCKRNYAEFGDVISFDATFKTNKYKMVFVPFTGIDNHCRNVTLGAGLLASESIESYKWLLQSFLNSFGKQPNVVVTDQDPAMKQAIEAVFDKSRHRLCMWHIMKKLADKVGHQLCNNEDFKRRMCDIVWTDSITPEMFEREWKLIMIDFGLTENKWLDDMFCMRSSWIPAFYRHEPMSGLMRTTSRSESENHFFCQVANSQLTLVEFFNHFDGAMDIQRFNHRKNDHISRNTVPGNFSESTLEDDAMKIYTRSIFADQQAELQGTLSECLPIETKIEEPFLRISMKDWKAHGDGLLEVCFKKGEDVIALCTCRRFEQYGLLCKHIYFVFKMFKVKEIPNKYVMRRWTKDVVPNDLNNTFDITVDGDDAHKKAKEVAYEIMQTGEYLIGNLIKDFDHLLIVRDRMREMKEMVDELRITKPIDPKFDRYSRLIGYEKPNTDEPPTVRVPTGIRNKGRGSHKRIKSKKEKIISLKGKRGRTCSHCNIKGHDIRTCKVLKGEATAAADKVANKEGRKRRAIQLEKDPNLIDEEDEEVETGDEEVETGDEEEFEESDEAEDSDFECEDE from the exons ATGGAATTCTCTTCCATAGAACAAGCATATGTTTTTTATCAGACAtatgccaagaaggcagggtTCTCCGCTCGAAAAGGAGGTGAACATCATGTTGGTGGTATTATTAGGTCTAAGTATTTTGTGTGTTCAAAAGAGGGGCATAAACCACAGGCATTTGATGATAATTATTCGAAGTTGTCTAAGCCATATAAACGTAGGAACAGACCGACTATTCGAACCGGCTGTAAAGCACAAATTAAGCTTTGTTCGACGGATGGGGTGTTGTTTAAGGTTGATAAGTTTGTTCAATCGCATAATCATTCATTCGTGTGCCCCAAAGACATGCACTTATTACCAGCTTATAGACATCTGTCTGAGACACAAGAAGAGATGATATGGGAGCTTGGTACATTGAATCTTGGGCCAGTGAAAGCCTTTAATATAATGAGAAAAAGATACGGCGGGTTTGAAAATGTAGGCGCAACTAAAGACGATTGCAAGAATTTTAGAGCTAGGATACATAGCTACATCGGacagtatgatgcagatatggttATCAATAGGCTGACCGATAAAAAGAAGTTTATGGTTGATTATTCATTCTTTCATTCGGTCGATGAAAACAAACGATTAACCGGCCTGTTTTGGGCCGATGGCTTGTGCAAACGTAACTATGCTGAGTTTGGAGATGTCATATCGTTTGATGCTACATTTAAAACCAACAA GTATAAAATGGTTTTTGTACCTTTTACTGGTATTGATAATCATTGTCGAAATGTGACACTTGGAGCCGGGTTGTTAGCATCCGAAAGCATTGAATCATACAAGTGGCTTTTACAATCATTTTTGAACTCATTCGGTAAGCAGCCGAATGTGGTTGTCACTGATCAGGATCCCGCGATGAAACAAGCCATCGAAGCAGTGTTCGATAAGAGTAGGCACAGATTAtgtatgtggcacataatgaagaAACTTGCTGATAAG GTCGGACATCAGCTGTGCAATAACGAAGACTTTAAGAGACGTATGTGTGACATTGTATGGACAGATTCGATTACGCCAGAAATGTTTGAGAGAGAATGGAAGCTGATAATGATTGATTTCGGTCTAACTGAGAATAAGTGGCTTGATGATATGTTTTGCATGAGATCTTCGTGGATCCCAGCGTTCTATCGTCATGAGCCTATGTCTGGGCTTATGCGGACCACTTCTAGATCAGAGAGCGAAAACCATTTTTTCTGTCAAGTTGCGAATTCTCAACTTACCCTTGTTGAGTTCTTTAACCATTTTGACGGTGCAATGGACATTCAAAGATTCAACCATCGGAAGAATGACCATATATCTAGAAATACAGTCCCGGGTAACTTTTCTGAATCTACTCTAGAGGATGATGCCATGAAAATTTACACCAGGTCAATTTTTGCTGATCAACAGGCAGAGTTACAAGGAACATTGTCCGAGTGCCTTCCTATAGAGACTAAAATTGAGGAACCTTTTTTGAGGATAAGTATGAAGGATTGGAAAGCTCACGGCGACGGTTTATTAGAG gtATGTTTCAAGAAGGGCGAGGATGTAATTGCATTATGCACGTGTCGCAGGTTTGAACAATATGGATTGTTGTGCAAGCATATATATTTCGTGTTCAAGATGTTCAAAGTGAAGGAAATTCCCAACAAGTATGTAATGAGAAGATGGACTAAAGATGTGGTACCGAATGATCTTaataatacatttgatattactgTTGACGGTGATGATGCGCATAAAAAGGCCAAAGAGGTTGCGTATGAGATTATGCAGACTGGAGAGTATCTTATTGGTAATCTGATCAAAGATTTCGATCATCTACTTATAGTTAGGGATCGGATGAGAGAGATGAAAGAAATGGTTGATGAActtcgcataaccaagcccatcGACCCTAAGTTTGATAGATATTCACGGTTAATTGGTTACGAGAAACCAAACACTGACGAGCCACCTACAGTCCGTGTGCCAACTGGTATTAGAAACAAAGGACGCGGTTCACATAAGCGCATTAAATCAAAAAAAGAGAAAATTATTAGTCTAAAAGGCAAGAGAGGTCGGACATGCAGTcactgcaatatcaaaggtcatgACATTCGAACTTGCAAGGTGTTGAAGGGTGAAGCTACTGCTGCTGCTGATAAGGTTGCCAATAAGGAGGGGAGGAAAAGAAGAGCAATTCAGTTAGAGAAGGATCCTAATTTAATTGATGAAGAGGACGAGGAGGTTGAAACTGGTGACGAGGAGGTTGAAACTGGTGACGAAGAGGAGTTTGAGGAGTCCGACGAAGCAGAAGATAGTGATTTTGAATGCGAAGACGAGTAG
- the LOC110911141 gene encoding uncharacterized protein LOC110911141: MTNTALRAAKRESRSKKRNDPVKPVHISGITTGVADDDDDFEPPIQAIMTKQPHKSKVNKKHTNYSLEDDDDDFEEPIRNLIVKRGENTRKRPSTTTNQDGEDFEPVKKKQSKNEKQMDPIEGKRKITDAEPFRSEPRPFYHYHHDVIRLRCSPSGFLDTVKHFTEAQVADVKSIGFGDVLNIKLYHISTRLGYWLVRNYDEQYNTLNIGNHKIKITRDSVHDVFGIPKGNVIVREKNKPRKGAIVEKNTATQGAETTIDEFKNQWPDTNKITHTLLARTMSEQTTGGRLFKLNFLAYWNTLFVEITKSTTVKQSFLLAIDKEEDIPNLDWCSFVLESLKRTRQGWKKLDSQYNGPVAFLTLLYSHYFNQRHKIFDEPVKMPVIHYVTSGMIDDMEEYLYNNGPLGVEDCDEVEEDEGANDNRQDQPHVTASRINGNDHQNQEATTAPFEIVKENTSTVYTDLFADNIPIHEAAAVQENLTEFNTLDEMEDTDEYMIPPVDTTHVYNRRNLTGNLDGEDPIDEGDIPSNTDWFDGWNPNEHISDMNLDEMDIGTQTQKEIDYCSTPVQLTGVIYDHAAWEASKKNKKVLLKTMDNNIKKYISLVSDMNALVKGVKEKFFWDVEIMERCKRWNDAVKNSVSTDTVSIPAEVSYAGDEVVQNKVGQCGETNQELEGDGDAKLEHQNTVKDKGCDDVHDTPFDDGGISDSCLAALQTIEPGVYRQTTEVAQADVVNNMDQPVNLAECSQQQAHKQNTITDAYDKDKPPTTSADEPAEVTEAEMQSVETLLKLAPILQTSSAGNQKTPVSANTNKTDDERHTQLVTTRIKMIREKREKRLAELGDAYRSPYCNRVTNLYEPLLVRDQNIICYLLAPMGDIGTLIYKSDSGVEALKIIFETFHPSQYISYGGMDTFVDVLNFEEKKRDRKSSPYRLFLPTTILQDEMFEPKITDSDRLKVFGPGVDDILCKYQVKKVDKVDLIFIPVLLSDHYWCLCFNMKNGDIELIDNSRYAESFTKRYRGRPEKLRRVLVLYLKGKLGQKEWITKLEKAKIIRKEMEWRTLQNGSDCDVFTMRHMETYKGKSPWNAGFKTEDQKAMQDSQLRFLRYRYLSKIVLSDYNLIRKEVYDKATDFMANSIPANALHDLDSKISNRLEQFFKLKKRKQNEKS, from the exons GGgttgctgatgatgatgatgattttgagcCCCCGATTCAGGCGATTATGACAAAGCAACCTCATAAATCAAAGGTTAATAAAAAGCATACAAACTATAGtctagaagatgatgatgatgactttgaagaACCTATTAGAAATTTGATAGTCAAAAGAGGTGAAAACACAAGAAAAAGGCCAAGTACTACAACTAACCAAGATGGTGAAGACTTTGAACCAGTAAAAAAGAAACAATCGAAAAACGAAAAGCAGATGGATCCTATCGAGGGGAAACGGAAGATTACCGATGCAGAACCTTTTAGGTCAGAACCAAGACCGTTCTATCATTATCATCATGATGTAATACGCCTACGGTGCAGTCCTTCAGGTTTTTTGGATACAGTTAAGCACTTTACTGAAGCGCAGGTGGCGGATGTGAAAAGCATTGGATTTGGTGATGTCCTTAATATAAAGCTTTATCATATAAGCACACGTTTAGGGTATTGGCTCGTACGAAACTATGACGAGCAATACAACACACTAAACATAGGAAATCACAAGATAAAAATCACCCGAGATTCAGTACATGACGTGTTTGGTATTCCAAAGGGTAATGTTATTGTACGAGAAAAAAATAAGCCTAGAAAAGGAGCAATAGTGGAGAAAAATACGGCTACTCAAGGCGCAGAAACAACCATAGATGAGTTCAAAAACCAGTGGCCAGACACAAACAAAATTACTCATACTTTGCTTGCAAGAACTATGTCAGAGCAAACCACTGGCGGACGATTATTCAAGCTAAATTTCCTAGCCTACTGGAACACTTTGTTTGTAGAGATAACAAAGTCAACAACTGTTAAACAAAGTTTTCTACTTGCAATTGACAAAGAGGAAGACATTCCAAATCTGGACTGGTGCTCCTTCGTTTTAGAATCGCTGAAACGAACAAGACAAGGTTGGAAAAAGTTAGACTCACAATACAATGGCCCGGTTGCATTCCTAACG CTTCTATACAGCCATTATTTCAACCAAAGACACAAAATTttcgatgaacctgtcaaaatgCCTGTCATACATTATGTAACCTCTGGTATGATCGACGACATGGAAGAATATTTATACAACAACGGGCCGCTAGgtgttgaagattgtgatgaagtGGAAGAAGACGAAGGAGCAAATGATAATCGCCAGGATCAACCACATGTTACTGCCTCGCGCATAAATGGCAATGATCATCAAAATCAAGAGGCTACGACTGCACCATTCGAAATCGTAAAAGAAAACACATCGACGGTGTACACTGACCTTTTCGCTGACAACATCCCGATACACGAGGCAGCTGCGGTACAAGAAAACCTCACCGAATTCAATACATTAGATGAGATGGAAGATACGGATGAGTACATGATACCACCAGTGGATACGACACATGTCTACAACAGAAGAAACCTGACTGGAAACCTGGATGGGGAGGATCCGATTGACGAAGGAGACATACCATCAAATACGGATTGGTTTGACGGGTGGAATCCGAATGAACATATTTCAGACATGAATTTAGATGAAATGGACATAGGGACACAAACGCAAAAAGAGATTGACTACTGCAGCACTCCAGTTCAACTAACCGGGGTGATCTATGATCATGCTGCGTGGGAAGCctcgaaaaaaaataaaaag GTGTTGTTGAAAACAATGGACAATAATATAAAGAAATACATTTCTCTTGTTTCGGATATGAATGCTCTCGTTAAGGGTGTAAAGGAGAAGTTTTTCTGGGATGTTGAAATTATGGAAAGGTGTAAAAGATGGAATGATGCGGTTAAAAATTCCGTTTCTACGGATACAGTTTCGATACCTGCTGAAGTAAGCTATGCTGGTGATGAGGTGGTTCAAAACAAAGTCGGACAATGTGGCGAAACAAATCAAGAGTTAGAGGGCGATGGAGATGCAAAATTGGAACATCAAAACACGGTGAAAGATAAAG GATGTGATGATGTTCATGATACCCCATTTGATGATGGTGGTATTTCGGACTCGTGCCTGGCTGCCTTACAAACCATCGAACCAGGCGTATACAGGCAGACTACAGAAG TGGCGCAAGCAGATGTGGTGAACAACATGGACCAACCTGTAAATTTGGCAGAGTGCAGTCAACAACAAGCACATAAACAGAATACAATAACCGACGCCTATGATAAAGATAAGCCTCCGACAACATCAGCTGATGAACCTGCTGAAGTGACCGAAGCAGAAATGCAGTCTGTTGAGACACTTTTAAAATTGGCTCCAATCCTGCAAACATCAAGTGCGGGTAATCAAAAAACTCCTGTCTCAGCGAACACAAATAAAACGGATGACGAGAGGCATACACAGCTAGTAACAACGCGTATCAAGATGATCAGGGAAAAGAGGGAAAAGCGGCTGGCAGAACTAGGTGACGCATATAGATCGCCTTACTGCAACAGGGTAACCAACCTATATGAGCCACTTTTGGTACGTGACCAAAACATCATCTGTTATCTCTTAGCTCCGATGGGAGATATTGG GACATTGATATACAAGTCTGACAGTGGAGTCGAAGCGCTTAAAATCATATTTGAAACCTTCCACCCATCGCAATACATATCATATGGTGGAATGGACACATTTGTAGATGTTTTAAACTTTGAAGAGAAAAAAAGGGACAGAAAATCATCACCCTACAGGCTGTTCTTACCAACTACAATATTG CAAGACGAAATGTTTGAGCCAAAAATCACAGATAGTGATCGATTGAAAGTATTCGGACCAGGCGTAGACGATATATTGTGTAAGTATCAGGTGAAGAAAGTTGACAAAGTTGATCTCATCTTCATTCCAGTACTACTTTCTGATCATTACTGGTGCCTATGCTTTAACATGAAAAATGGAGATATCGAGTTAATCGATAACTCTCGGTATGCCGAATCGTTTACCAAACGCTACCGTGGACGCCCCGAAAAGCTG CGGAGAGTCCTAGTGCTATACCTAAAAGGCAAACTTGGACAAAAAGAGTGGATAACAAAGTTGGAAAAAGCAAAAATAATTCGAAAGGAAATGGAGTGGAGAACTCTTCAAAACGGTAGTGACTGTGATGTCTTCACTATGAGGCATATGGAGACATACAAGGGCAAATCTCCATGGAATGCAGGGTTTAAAACGGAAGACCAGAAAGCAATGCAAGATTCACAACTACGGTTTTTGCGGTACAGGTATCTTAGTAAGATTGTATTGTCCGACTACAATCTTATAAGGAAGGAGGTATACGACAAAGCTACGGACTTTATGGCGAATTCGATCCCCGCTAATGCTTTGCACGATCTAGATAGCAAAATAAGTAACAGATTAGAGCAGTTCTTCAAGCTCAAAAAGAGGAAACAAAATGAAAAGTCGTAG